A portion of the Blastochloris tepida genome contains these proteins:
- the infC gene encoding translation initiation factor IF-3 has translation MKPLPVPPKDGPRVNREIRIREVQLIDQNGANLGVTPTFEALKLAEEAGLDLVEVAPNSSPPVCKILDYGKYKFLEQKKAAEARKNQKIVEVKEIKLRPGIDDHDYDVKMKAMKRFFEEGDKVKVTLRFRGREMAHQDLGAKLLDRVKDDVGPVAKVEQDPKMEGKQMIMILAPR, from the coding sequence ATGAAACCTTTGCCGGTCCCGCCCAAGGACGGGCCGCGCGTCAACCGCGAGATCCGCATCCGCGAAGTGCAGCTGATCGATCAGAACGGCGCAAACCTCGGGGTCACTCCGACCTTCGAGGCGCTGAAGCTGGCCGAGGAGGCCGGGCTCGATCTGGTCGAGGTGGCGCCCAATTCCAGCCCGCCGGTCTGCAAGATCCTCGACTACGGGAAATACAAGTTCCTTGAGCAGAAGAAGGCTGCCGAGGCGCGCAAGAACCAGAAGATCGTCGAGGTCAAGGAGATCAAGCTGCGGCCGGGCATCGACGACCACGACTACGACGTCAAGATGAAGGCCATGAAGCGCTTCTTCGAGGAGGGCGACAAGGTCAAGGTGACGCTGCGTTTCCGTGGCCGCGAGATGGCGCACCAGGATCTCGGTGCCAAGCTGCTCGATCGCGTCAAGGATGATGTCGGCCCCGTCGCCAAGGTCGAGCAGGACCCCAAGATGGAAGGCAAGCAGATGATCATGATCCTGGCGCCGCGCTGA
- a CDS encoding alpha/beta hydrolase, with the protein MDGEHLQLLAVGSGAAARTIAVRSLPGRGPAVLWCGGFMSEMAGTKASHLAGWAAGAGRAYVRFDYSGHGESEGRFEDGTISRWAEEARAVFDACCPGETVVVGSSMGGWIALLLARALLATPGRLKGLVLIAPAADFTEALMWPRLPPEGQRAVLETGVWQAPTDYGEKPYTITRGLIEDGRANLILGDVVRTGCPVRILQGMADPDVPWQHTMRLVERLAQDDATLTLIKDGDHRLSRPEDLELIVRAIGDVSG; encoded by the coding sequence ATGGACGGCGAACATCTGCAATTGCTTGCTGTCGGCAGCGGTGCAGCGGCGCGCACCATCGCGGTGCGCAGCCTGCCGGGGCGCGGGCCTGCGGTGCTGTGGTGCGGCGGCTTCATGTCGGAGATGGCCGGCACCAAGGCCAGCCATCTCGCCGGCTGGGCGGCCGGTGCCGGCCGTGCCTATGTGCGGTTCGACTATTCCGGCCACGGCGAATCCGAAGGCCGGTTCGAGGACGGCACCATCTCGCGCTGGGCCGAGGAGGCGCGCGCCGTCTTCGACGCCTGCTGCCCCGGCGAGACCGTGGTGGTCGGCTCGTCGATGGGCGGCTGGATCGCGCTGCTGCTCGCCCGCGCGCTGCTCGCCACCCCGGGCCGGCTGAAGGGGCTGGTGCTGATCGCTCCGGCCGCCGACTTCACCGAGGCGCTGATGTGGCCGCGCCTGCCGCCCGAGGGTCAGCGCGCGGTGCTGGAGACGGGCGTGTGGCAGGCGCCCACCGACTATGGCGAGAAGCCCTACACGATTACCCGCGGGCTGATCGAGGACGGCCGCGCCAATCTGATCCTCGGCGACGTGGTGCGCACCGGCTGCCCGGTGCGCATCCTCCAGGGCATGGCCGATCCCGACGTGCCCTGGCAGCACACGATGCGGCTGGTCGAGCGCCTCGCCCAGGACGACGCCACCTTGACCCTGATCAAGGATGGCGACCACCGCCTGTCGCGCCCCGAGGATCTGGAGCTGATCGTCCGCGCCATCGGCGATGTGAGCGGCTGA
- a CDS encoding DMT family transporter, with protein sequence MTLPLKGMLLKLLAVFCFTGLSGLVRHIGTAVPAGEVVCFRAFFTIVPLLAWLAYEGELKTALRTQHPLGHFFRGLTGICAMFFMFTGLALLPLAEATAISFAMPLISVAFAALFLKEKVRLFRWSAVAVGLAGVLIILWPRFGGGDLTSTAAIGALASLIGAVLSAGAVVQIRRLTYTETTGAIVFYFALYSTLMALATAPFGWVVPDIETTAALIATGLLGGVAQILMTQSYRYADASLLAPFDYTAIIWATALGWVAFREVPGPMVLVGAAIVVGAGLAVIWRERRLGLKRSRERQAATPE encoded by the coding sequence ATGACGCTTCCCCTGAAGGGCATGCTGCTCAAGCTGCTGGCGGTGTTCTGTTTCACCGGCCTGTCGGGACTCGTGCGCCACATCGGCACGGCGGTGCCGGCCGGCGAGGTGGTGTGCTTCCGCGCCTTCTTCACCATCGTGCCGCTCCTGGCGTGGCTCGCCTATGAAGGCGAGTTGAAGACCGCACTGCGCACGCAGCATCCGCTTGGCCACTTCTTCCGCGGGCTCACCGGCATCTGCGCCATGTTCTTCATGTTCACCGGCCTCGCGCTGCTGCCGCTGGCCGAGGCCACGGCCATCAGCTTCGCGATGCCGCTGATCTCGGTGGCGTTCGCCGCGCTGTTCCTGAAGGAGAAGGTGCGGCTGTTCCGCTGGAGCGCGGTGGCGGTGGGGCTCGCGGGCGTGCTGATCATCCTGTGGCCGCGCTTCGGCGGAGGCGACCTCACCAGCACGGCGGCGATCGGCGCGCTGGCCTCGCTGATCGGCGCGGTGCTGTCGGCGGGCGCGGTGGTGCAGATCCGGCGGCTGACCTACACCGAGACCACCGGCGCCATCGTGTTCTATTTCGCCCTCTATTCGACGCTAATGGCGCTGGCGACCGCGCCGTTCGGCTGGGTGGTGCCCGACATCGAGACCACCGCCGCCCTGATCGCCACCGGCCTGCTCGGCGGGGTGGCGCAGATCCTGATGACGCAGAGCTACCGCTACGCCGACGCCTCGCTGCTCGCGCCGTTCGACTACACGGCGATCATCTGGGCGACGGCGCTGGGCTGGGTGGCGTTTCGCGAGGTGCCGGGGCCGATGGTGCTGGTGGGCGCAGCCATCGTCGTCGGTGCCGGGCTCGCGGTGATCTGGCGCGAACGCCGGCTCGGCCTCAAGCGCAGCCGCGAACGTCAGGCGGCGACGCCGGAATGA
- the rpmI gene encoding 50S ribosomal protein L35, with protein sequence MPKLKTKSGAKKRFKITGTGKVKYTQSGKRHGMIKRTNKTIREHRGMTVLFKTDGDNIKKYFLPNG encoded by the coding sequence ATGCCCAAGCTGAAGACCAAGTCAGGCGCAAAGAAGCGCTTCAAGATCACCGGAACGGGCAAGGTCAAATACACCCAGTCCGGCAAGCGCCACGGCATGATCAAGCGCACCAACAAGACCATCCGCGAGCATCGCGGCATGACGGTGCTGTTCAAGACCGACGGCGACAACATCAAGAAGTACTTCCTGCCCAACGGCTGA
- a CDS encoding multidrug effflux MFS transporter: MPIRPDTVASTVLLALLTSLAALSTDIYLPSLPSIAGALETSAAEVQLTLSLFMVGFALGQIVYGPLSDRYGRKPVLLAGLAIYVAASAACAMATSIELLIVGRFVQAIGACAPMVIGRAIVRDFYAGHRAGLELARMGAIMGFVPAVAPVLGGALETFFGWRANFGFMLAYGLAASAWVLAGLPETLARRAPDVPSPLVILRIFGGILRNGGFRGYLGILVATFAGMFAWISGSSFVLQGLYGFSQFAFGVAFSIGVIGYIVGTVLATRLNPRVGIDITVGLGTAASATGGLAMLGVAAVGAAEPALLVAAMVVYMLGFGLAFPSAVAGALIPFPDRAGAASSLVGFCQMTFAAGVGVWVGHSLGSTPLPMAATIAAAGVAAAVLWVMTRTDRLAEREHG; this comes from the coding sequence ATGCCGATCCGCCCCGACACGGTCGCCTCGACCGTGCTGCTCGCGCTTCTGACCTCGCTGGCGGCGCTATCGACCGATATTTATCTGCCGTCGCTACCGTCGATCGCCGGGGCGCTGGAGACCTCGGCCGCCGAGGTGCAGCTCACACTGTCGCTGTTCATGGTCGGTTTCGCGCTCGGCCAGATCGTCTATGGCCCGCTGTCGGACCGCTATGGCCGCAAGCCGGTGCTGCTGGCGGGGCTGGCGATCTATGTCGCGGCCAGCGCCGCCTGCGCCATGGCCACCTCGATCGAGCTGCTGATCGTCGGCCGCTTCGTGCAGGCGATCGGCGCCTGCGCGCCAATGGTGATCGGCCGCGCCATCGTGCGCGACTTCTATGCCGGCCACCGCGCCGGCCTGGAGCTCGCCCGCATGGGGGCGATCATGGGCTTCGTGCCGGCGGTGGCGCCGGTGCTGGGCGGAGCGCTGGAGACATTTTTCGGCTGGCGCGCCAATTTCGGCTTCATGCTGGCCTATGGCTTGGCCGCCAGCGCCTGGGTGCTGGCCGGCCTGCCCGAGACGCTGGCGCGCCGGGCGCCGGACGTGCCCTCGCCGCTCGTCATCCTGCGCATCTTCGGCGGCATCCTGCGCAATGGCGGCTTCCGCGGCTATCTCGGCATCCTGGTGGCGACCTTTGCCGGCATGTTCGCCTGGATCTCGGGCTCGTCCTTCGTGCTGCAGGGCCTCTACGGCTTCTCCCAGTTCGCTTTCGGCGTGGCGTTCTCGATCGGCGTCATCGGCTACATTGTCGGCACGGTGTTGGCGACGCGGCTCAATCCGCGGGTCGGCATCGACATCACGGTCGGGCTCGGCACGGCCGCCAGCGCCACGGGTGGGCTCGCCATGCTGGGCGTTGCGGCCGTGGGCGCGGCCGAGCCGGCGCTGCTGGTGGCCGCCATGGTGGTCTACATGCTGGGGTTCGGGCTTGCTTTCCCCAGCGCTGTGGCCGGCGCGCTGATCCCGTTTCCCGACCGGGCGGGGGCGGCGTCCTCGCTGGTCGGCTTCTGCCAGATGACGTTCGCGGCCGGCGTCGGCGTGTGGGTCGGCCATTCACTGGGGTCGACGCCGCTGCCGATGGCCGCCACCATCGCCGCCGCCGGCGTCGCGGCGGCCGTGCTGTGGGTGATGACGCGGACCGACCGCCTCGCCGAGCGCGAGCATGGGTGA
- the rplT gene encoding 50S ribosomal protein L20 has product MARVKRGVTAHAKHKKVLKAAKGYYGRRKNTIRIAKQAVEKAMQYAYRDRKNRKRNFRALWIQRINAAVRAAGFDLTYSRFIDGLGKAGVEIDRKVLSDLAIREPEAFKALAEKAKAALAA; this is encoded by the coding sequence ATGGCTCGCGTCAAGCGCGGCGTTACCGCCCATGCCAAGCACAAGAAGGTGCTGAAGGCTGCCAAGGGCTATTACGGGCGCCGCAAGAACACCATTCGCATCGCCAAGCAGGCGGTCGAGAAGGCGATGCAGTACGCCTATCGCGACCGCAAGAATCGCAAGCGGAACTTCCGCGCGCTGTGGATCCAGCGCATCAACGCCGCCGTGCGCGCGGCGGGCTTCGATCTGACCTATTCGCGATTTATCGACGGTCTCGGCAAGGCCGGGGTCGAGATCGATCGCAAGGTGCTGTCCGACCTCGCCATCCGCGAGCCGGAGGCGTTCAAGGCGCTGGCCGAGAAGGCCAAGGCCGCGCTCGCCGCCTGA
- the pheT gene encoding phenylalanine--tRNA ligase subunit beta has translation MKFTLSWLKDHLDTDAPLDKIVETLTLIGLEVEGVEDPGAKLKGYVIAHVVDAKPHPNADRLQVLTVEAGQGPLQVVCGAPNARAGLKGVFSPPGTYIPGKGITLQVGSIRGVESFGMMCSEAELEISDDHNGIIELAADAPIGVPYAQWAGLDDPVIDVAVTPNRADALGVHGIARDLAAADLGKLKDRTPKQVAGKFPCPVTVTLDFGATESLCPAFALRLVRGVKNGPSPEWLQARLRAIGLRPINALVDITNYMTYDRGRPLHVFDAAKVKGNLVVRRARTGESLLALDGKTYTLDDTMCVIADDHGVESLAGIMGGEVSGCSETTTDVLIESALWNELNIAQTGRRLGLNSDARYRFERGVDPAFCLPGLELATQMVLDLCGGEPSEVVVAGKVPDADRVINFPLEEVKRLAGVEMKPIRVANTLRALGFHVVGQGETVKVAVPSWRADVEGKADLVEEVVRILGVDNVPSVPFPRGSEARRPVLTTLQLRTRRAKRALAARGMAEAVTWSFVSRLEAETFGGGKPELALANPIASDLSDMRPSLIPGLIANGQRNADRGTPDVALFEVGQVFAGDRPQDQSVAAAGIRRGLAGTAGPGRHWTGTAAPGVFDAKADALAVLAAAGAPMASLIIEAKGPDWCHPGRSGTIKLGPNVFGWFGELHPKALETLEVDGPVAAFEVILDKIPEPKAKPTRAKPLLELSPFQPVVRDFAFIVDKAVKAGDLVRAAQNVDKKLITEVGVFDVYEGPGVGEGRKSIAVAVTLQPREKTLTDAEIEAVAGKIVAEVTKKTGATLRA, from the coding sequence ATGAAATTCACCCTGTCCTGGCTGAAAGACCATCTCGACACCGACGCCCCGCTCGACAAGATCGTCGAGACGCTGACGCTCATCGGCCTTGAAGTGGAAGGCGTCGAGGACCCCGGCGCCAAGCTCAAGGGCTACGTCATCGCCCATGTGGTGGACGCCAAGCCCCACCCCAATGCCGACCGGCTGCAGGTGCTCACCGTCGAGGCCGGCCAGGGGCCGCTGCAGGTGGTGTGCGGCGCGCCCAATGCGCGCGCCGGCCTCAAGGGCGTGTTCTCGCCGCCCGGCACCTACATTCCCGGCAAGGGCATCACCTTGCAGGTCGGCTCGATCCGCGGCGTCGAGAGCTTCGGCATGATGTGCTCGGAAGCCGAGCTCGAGATCTCCGACGACCACAACGGCATCATCGAGCTTGCGGCCGATGCTCCCATCGGCGTGCCTTACGCGCAGTGGGCCGGGCTCGACGATCCGGTGATCGACGTGGCGGTGACGCCCAACCGCGCCGATGCGCTCGGCGTCCACGGTATCGCCCGCGACCTCGCCGCCGCAGATCTCGGCAAGCTCAAGGACCGCACGCCGAAGCAGGTCGCGGGCAAGTTCCCCTGCCCGGTGACCGTGACGCTCGATTTCGGCGCGACCGAGAGCCTGTGCCCGGCCTTTGCGCTGCGCCTCGTGCGGGGTGTCAAGAACGGCCCCTCCCCGGAGTGGCTGCAGGCGCGGCTGCGCGCCATCGGCCTTCGGCCGATCAACGCCCTGGTCGATATCACCAACTACATGACCTACGACCGCGGCCGGCCGCTGCACGTGTTCGACGCGGCCAAGGTCAAGGGCAATCTCGTGGTGCGCCGCGCCCGGACCGGCGAGAGCCTGCTCGCGCTCGACGGCAAGACCTACACGCTCGACGACACCATGTGTGTGATCGCCGACGATCATGGCGTCGAGTCGCTCGCCGGCATCATGGGCGGCGAGGTCTCGGGCTGCTCAGAGACCACCACCGACGTGCTGATCGAGTCGGCGCTGTGGAACGAGCTCAATATTGCCCAGACCGGCCGCCGGCTCGGCCTCAATTCGGATGCGCGCTACCGCTTCGAGCGCGGCGTCGATCCGGCCTTCTGCCTGCCGGGCCTGGAACTGGCGACGCAGATGGTGCTCGATCTGTGCGGCGGCGAGCCGTCCGAGGTGGTGGTGGCGGGCAAGGTGCCGGACGCCGACCGCGTCATCAATTTCCCGCTCGAAGAGGTGAAGCGCCTCGCCGGCGTCGAAATGAAGCCGATCCGCGTCGCCAACACGCTGCGGGCGCTGGGCTTCCACGTCGTCGGCCAGGGCGAGACGGTCAAGGTGGCGGTGCCGTCCTGGCGCGCCGATGTCGAGGGCAAGGCCGATCTGGTCGAGGAGGTGGTGCGCATCCTCGGTGTCGACAATGTGCCGTCCGTGCCGTTCCCGCGCGGATCCGAAGCGCGCCGGCCGGTGCTGACCACGCTGCAGCTTCGTACCCGCCGCGCCAAGCGGGCGCTGGCCGCCCGCGGCATGGCGGAGGCGGTAACGTGGTCGTTTGTCTCCAGGCTTGAGGCCGAAACCTTCGGCGGCGGCAAGCCGGAACTGGCGCTCGCCAACCCGATCGCGTCCGACCTGTCCGACATGCGGCCGAGCCTGATCCCCGGCCTTATCGCCAACGGCCAGCGCAATGCCGACCGCGGCACGCCGGACGTCGCGCTGTTCGAGGTCGGACAGGTGTTCGCGGGCGACCGTCCGCAGGACCAGAGCGTCGCCGCCGCCGGCATCCGCCGCGGCCTCGCCGGCACCGCCGGACCGGGCCGCCACTGGACCGGCACGGCCGCGCCCGGCGTGTTCGACGCCAAGGCCGATGCGCTGGCGGTGCTGGCCGCGGCCGGCGCGCCGATGGCAAGCCTGATCATCGAGGCCAAGGGACCCGACTGGTGCCACCCCGGCCGCTCGGGCACCATCAAGCTTGGGCCGAACGTGTTCGGCTGGTTCGGCGAGCTTCACCCCAAGGCGCTGGAGACGCTGGAAGTGGATGGCCCGGTCGCGGCCTTCGAGGTGATCCTCGACAAGATCCCCGAGCCGAAGGCCAAGCCGACGCGGGCCAAGCCGCTGCTCGAACTGTCGCCGTTCCAGCCGGTGGTGCGCGACTTCGCCTTCATCGTCGACAAGGCGGTGAAGGCCGGCGACCTGGTGCGCGCCGCCCAGAACGTGGACAAGAAGCTGATCACCGAGGTCGGCGTGTTCGACGTCTATGAGGGGCCGGGCGTCGGCGAGGGCAGGAAGTCGATCGCGGTGGCGGTGACCCTGCAGCCGCGCGAGAAGACGCTGACCGACGCCGAGATCGAGGCGGTGGCCGGCAAGATCGTCGCCGAGGTGACCAAGAAGACCGGGGCGACGCTCCGGGCGTGA
- the pheS gene encoding phenylalanine--tRNA ligase subunit alpha — protein MTDTTTSPDALASLERTILDAVAAAGDEAALETVRVAALGKKGSVSALLASLGKMSPEERKTKGALINGVKERVTAALAERKGALKDAALAQRLAAERVDVTLPLREPPTEQGRIHPISQVMDEITAIFADMGFSIAEGPDIETDHHNFTALNFPVGHPAREMHDTFFFNPKEDGSRLLLRTHTSPVQIRTMLSQKPPIRVVCPGRTYRCDSDQTHTPMFHQVEGLVIDTESHLGHLKWILEEFCKAFFEVKDVKMRFRPSFFPFTEPSMEVDIQCRRGKDEIRFGEGEDWLEILGCGMVHPNVLRNCGLDPDVYQGFAWGMGIDRIAMLKYGLPDLRAFFEADVRWLKHYGFRPLDFPTLAGGLSA, from the coding sequence ATGACCGACACCACCACTTCGCCTGACGCGCTCGCCTCGCTTGAGCGCACGATTCTTGACGCCGTCGCCGCTGCCGGCGACGAGGCGGCGCTGGAGACCGTCCGCGTCGCCGCACTCGGCAAGAAGGGCTCGGTGTCGGCGCTGCTCGCCTCACTCGGCAAGATGAGCCCCGAGGAGCGCAAGACGAAGGGCGCGCTGATCAATGGCGTCAAAGAGCGGGTCACCGCCGCCCTCGCCGAGCGCAAGGGCGCGCTGAAGGATGCCGCGCTCGCCCAGCGCCTCGCGGCCGAGCGGGTCGATGTCACGCTGCCGCTGCGCGAGCCGCCGACCGAGCAGGGCCGCATCCACCCCATCAGCCAGGTGATGGACGAGATCACCGCGATCTTCGCCGACATGGGCTTCTCGATCGCCGAGGGACCGGACATCGAGACCGACCATCACAATTTCACGGCCCTCAACTTCCCCGTCGGCCATCCGGCGCGGGAGATGCACGACACGTTCTTCTTCAATCCGAAGGAGGACGGCTCGCGCCTGCTGCTGCGCACCCACACCTCGCCGGTGCAGATCCGCACCATGCTGAGCCAGAAGCCGCCGATCCGGGTGGTGTGCCCCGGGCGCACCTATCGCTGCGATTCCGACCAGACCCACACGCCGATGTTTCATCAGGTCGAGGGGCTGGTGATCGACACCGAGAGCCACCTCGGCCACCTGAAATGGATCCTGGAGGAGTTCTGCAAGGCGTTCTTCGAGGTGAAGGACGTCAAGATGCGCTTCCGCCCGTCGTTCTTCCCCTTCACCGAGCCCTCGATGGAGGTCGACATCCAGTGCCGGCGCGGCAAGGACGAGATCCGGTTCGGCGAGGGCGAGGACTGGCTGGAGATCCTGGGCTGCGGCATGGTCCACCCCAACGTGCTCAGGAACTGCGGGCTCGACCCCGACGTGTACCAGGGCTTCGCCTGGGGCATGGGCATCGACCGCATCGCCATGCTGAAATACGGCCTGCCCGATCTGCGCGCCTTCTTCGAGGCCGACGTGCGCTGGCTGAAGCATTACGGCTTCCGCCCGCTCGATTTCCCGACGCTGGCAGGGGGCTTGAGCGCATAG
- a CDS encoding SLAC1 anion channel family protein, whose protein sequence is MSQLQAVEAFEGPAPRHAPPAHEEGALAHMPVGLFGMVMGLAGTTLASQAAARVLDGSLAAAAQWIALAAAGVTLAVGSFIFLAYLIKLLRYPRAVVGEWHHHVRINFFPAASIALALVATMLLPHAPGVARVVWIIAAIGHAVGFVGVVSHWMGPRTIPVATLNPAWFIPAVGNVVMPIAGVELGYLSVSWLFFGTGIMFWLVLLPMVIHRFVFEAPLPPKLVPTLAILIAPPAVAFIAYVKLAGGLDAAAQVLYGATIAFALLVFAAAGRIVKAPFGVPFWALSFPSAGLTIATLTYGAKAGIPGVVYAGLGLWVFLLVLIVVLLVRTLVAQAQGKICVPE, encoded by the coding sequence ATGTCGCAACTGCAGGCGGTCGAAGCATTCGAGGGGCCGGCGCCACGCCACGCGCCGCCGGCGCACGAGGAGGGTGCGCTGGCGCACATGCCGGTGGGGCTGTTCGGCATGGTGATGGGACTTGCCGGCACCACGCTGGCGAGTCAGGCGGCGGCGCGCGTGCTGGACGGCAGCCTCGCTGCCGCCGCGCAATGGATCGCGCTGGCGGCGGCCGGCGTCACGCTGGCGGTGGGCAGCTTCATCTTCCTCGCCTATCTCATCAAGCTTCTGCGCTATCCGCGCGCGGTGGTCGGCGAATGGCACCACCATGTGCGCATCAACTTCTTCCCCGCCGCCAGCATCGCGCTGGCGCTGGTGGCGACCATGCTGCTGCCCCATGCGCCGGGCGTGGCGCGGGTGGTGTGGATCATCGCCGCCATCGGCCACGCCGTCGGCTTCGTCGGCGTGGTGTCGCACTGGATGGGGCCGCGCACCATTCCGGTCGCCACGCTCAATCCGGCCTGGTTCATTCCGGCGGTCGGCAATGTGGTGATGCCGATCGCCGGCGTCGAACTCGGCTATCTGTCGGTGTCGTGGCTGTTCTTCGGCACCGGCATCATGTTCTGGCTGGTGCTGCTGCCGATGGTCATCCACCGCTTCGTGTTCGAAGCGCCGCTGCCGCCCAAGCTGGTGCCGACGCTGGCGATCCTGATCGCGCCGCCGGCCGTGGCCTTCATCGCCTATGTCAAGCTTGCCGGCGGGCTGGATGCGGCGGCGCAGGTGCTGTACGGCGCCACCATCGCGTTTGCCCTGCTGGTGTTCGCCGCCGCCGGCCGCATCGTCAAGGCGCCGTTCGGCGTGCCGTTCTGGGCGCTGTCCTTCCCCTCGGCGGGGCTGACCATCGCCACGCTCACCTATGGCGCCAAGGCCGGCATCCCCGGCGTCGTTTATGCCGGGCTCGGCCTCTGGGTGTTCCTCCTGGTGCTGATTGTCGTCCTGCTGGTGCGCACGTTGGTGGCGCAGGCGCAGGGCAAAATCTGCGTGCCGGAGTGA
- a CDS encoding ArsR/SmtB family transcription factor: protein MTGPVPFRSDTGASEATLDVAELLRHARDASEFLKALAHESRLVILCLLVDGEKSVMELAELLGERQPAVSQQLARLKGEHLVRARRDGKHIYYSLARDEVRAMIVALHAAFCAPSCRGT, encoded by the coding sequence ATGACCGGCCCGGTTCCTTTCCGCAGCGACACGGGCGCAAGCGAGGCGACCCTCGACGTCGCCGAGCTGTTGCGGCACGCGCGCGACGCCAGCGAGTTCCTCAAGGCGCTGGCCCATGAATCGCGGCTGGTGATCCTGTGCCTTCTGGTCGACGGCGAGAAATCGGTGATGGAGCTGGCGGAGCTTCTGGGCGAGCGCCAGCCGGCGGTGTCGCAGCAGTTGGCGCGGCTCAAGGGCGAGCATCTGGTGCGCGCCCGGCGCGACGGCAAGCACATCTATTATTCGCTGGCACGCGACGAGGTGCGCGCGATGATCGTCGCCCTGCACGCGGCGTTCTGCGCGCCGTCCTGCCGCGGAACGTGA
- a CDS encoding glycosyltransferase family 4 protein: MQQPNPTQPGPADRLTVMQIIPALESGGAELGTVQVAEALCKAGHRALVVSRGGRMETPIHDCGKLIRLDVASKNPLTIIANGVRLALLARREGVDVLHVRSRAPSWSTLIASKLTGIPYIGTYHTIYREQSGLKNLYNSAVVRGARVIAVGDETAAVMRQRYPFLPETRIVTIHRGVDLQVFDPAAVTAERKAALAEAWRLPEGAEVALLPGRIVHRKGHHVFIRAIHRLVEGGRDDLVGVCAGDDQGKSRYRDEMEALVASLGLNDHIRFVGHCEDMPAAYVLSRVAVSAAVESEGLQRAILEAQAMGVPVVVSDVGSGIEVVRAMPRVPEGEITGYNVQAGDPEALAEAIDRVLRLAPADYDALSGRASAWARGSFSHEVFTAKTLALYREVVDEARGASAAAQKA, encoded by the coding sequence ATGCAGCAGCCCAACCCGACGCAACCCGGCCCGGCGGACCGCCTGACGGTGATGCAGATCATTCCCGCCCTGGAGTCGGGCGGGGCGGAGCTCGGCACCGTCCAGGTCGCCGAGGCCCTGTGCAAGGCCGGCCACCGGGCGCTGGTGGTGTCGCGCGGCGGCCGGATGGAGACGCCGATCCACGATTGCGGCAAGCTGATCCGGCTCGACGTCGCCTCCAAGAACCCGCTCACCATCATCGCCAACGGCGTGCGGCTGGCGCTGCTGGCCCGCCGGGAAGGGGTGGACGTGCTGCACGTGCGCTCGCGCGCGCCTTCCTGGAGCACGCTGATCGCCTCGAAGCTGACCGGCATCCCCTATATCGGCACCTACCACACCATCTATCGCGAGCAGAGCGGGCTGAAGAACCTCTACAATTCCGCCGTGGTGCGCGGCGCGCGGGTGATCGCGGTGGGCGACGAGACCGCCGCAGTCATGCGCCAGCGCTATCCGTTCCTGCCCGAGACGCGCATCGTCACCATCCACCGCGGCGTCGATCTCCAGGTGTTCGACCCCGCCGCGGTGACCGCCGAGCGCAAGGCGGCGCTGGCTGAGGCTTGGCGCCTGCCCGAAGGCGCGGAGGTGGCGCTGCTGCCCGGCCGCATCGTCCACCGCAAGGGCCACCACGTCTTCATCCGCGCCATCCACCGGCTGGTGGAGGGCGGCCGCGACGATCTCGTCGGCGTGTGCGCCGGCGACGACCAGGGCAAGAGCCGCTATCGCGACGAGATGGAGGCCCTGGTGGCGAGCCTCGGCCTCAATGACCATATCCGCTTCGTCGGCCACTGCGAGGACATGCCGGCGGCCTACGTGCTCTCGCGGGTGGCGGTGTCGGCGGCGGTGGAGAGCGAGGGCCTGCAGCGCGCCATCCTGGAGGCCCAGGCGATGGGCGTGCCGGTGGTGGTGTCCGACGTCGGCTCCGGCATCGAGGTTGTGCGGGCGATGCCGCGCGTGCCGGAGGGCGAGATCACCGGCTACAATGTCCAGGCCGGCGACCCCGAAGCCCTGGCCGAGGCGATCGACCGGGTGCTGCGGCTGGCGCCGGCCGATTATGACGCGCTGAGCGGACGGGCCAGCGCCTGGGCGCGCGGCAGCTTCTCGCACGAGGTGTTCACCGCCAAGACGCTGGCGCTCTACCGCGAGGTGGTGGACGAAGCCCGCGGGGCGAGCGCCGCCGCGCAAAAAGCTTAA